The Diceros bicornis minor isolate mBicDic1 chromosome 15, mDicBic1.mat.cur, whole genome shotgun sequence genome has a window encoding:
- the SMC4 gene encoding structural maintenance of chromosomes protein 4 isoform X1, whose translation MPRRGSQPSTARRREEGPPRSPDGPGRAASPAAEAAETPSEEIDNRSLEEILNSIPPPPPPAMTNEAGAPRLMITHIVNQNFKSYAGEKILGPFHKRFSCIIGPNGSGKSNVIDSMLFVFGYRAQKIRSKKLSVLIHNSDEHKDIQSCTVEVHFQKIIDKEGDDYEVIPDSSFYVSRTAYRDNTSVYHISGKKKTFKDVGNLLRSHGIDLDHNRFLILQGEVEQIAMMKPKGQTEHDEGMLEYLEDIIGCGRLNEPIKVLCRRVEILNEHRGEKLNRVKMVEKEKDALEGEKNIAIEFLTLENEIFRKKNHVCQYYIYDLQKRIAEMETQKEEIHEDTKEINEKSNILSNEMKAKNKAVKDVEKKLNKITKFIEENKEKFTQLDLEDVQVREKLKHASSKAKKLEKQLQKDKEKVQEFKSIPAKSENIITETTTRSNTLEKEKEKEEEKLKEVMDSLKQETQGLQKEKESREKELMDFSKSVNEARSKMDVAQSELDIYLSSHNTAVSQLSKAKEALLAASETLKERKAVIGDIEATLPHTEHELKEKEKELQKLTKEEINVKSFVHDLFRKVEEAKSSLAMNRSRGKVLDAMIQEKKSGRIPGIYGRLGDLGAIDEKYDVAISSCCHALDYIVVESIDTAQECVNFLKRQNIGVATFIGLDKMAVWAKKMTKIQTPENTPRLFDLVKVKDEKIRQAFYFALRDTLVADNLDQATRVAYQKDRRWRVVTLQGQIIEQSGTMTGGGSKVMKGRMGSSVAVEISEEEVNKMESELQRDSQKAVQIQEQKVQLEEAVVKLRHTEREMRNTLEKFTASIQRLSEQEEYLNVQVKELEANVLATAPDKKKQKLLEENVSTFKTEYDNVAERAGKVEAEVKRLHNIIVEINNHKLKAQQDKLDKINKQLDECASAITKAQVAIKTADRNLKKAQDSVLRTEKEVKDTEKEVDDLTAELKSLEDKATEVIKNTNTAEESLPEIQKEHRNLLQELKVIQENEHALQKDALSIKLKLEQIDGHIAEHNSKIKYWQKEISKISLHPVENNPVEEILVLSPEDLEAIKNPDSITTQIALLEAQCHEMKPNLGAIAEYKKKEELYLQRVAELDKITCERDNFRQAYEDLRKQRLNEFMAGFYIITNKLKENYQMLTLGGDAELELVDSLDPFSEGIMFSVRPPKKSWKKIFNLSGGEKTLSSLALVFALHHYKPTPLYFMDEIDAALDFKNVSIVAFYIYEQTKNAQFIIISLRNNMFEISDRLIGIYKTYNITKSVAVNPKEIASKGLC comes from the exons aTGCCCCGCAGAGGCAGCCAGCCCTCTACCGCCCGGCGCCGAGAGGAAGGGCCGCCGCGGTCCCCGGACGGCCCCGGCCGCGCCGCCAGCCCGGCCGCCGAGGCCGCAG AGACTCCAAGTGAGGAAATTGATAATAGAAGTTTAGAAGAGATTCTAAATAgcatccctcctcccccacctccagcaaTGACCAATGAAGCTGGAGCTCCTCGGCTTATGATAACTCATATTGTAAACCAGAACTTCAAATCCTATGCTGGGGAAAAAATTCTGGGCCCTtttcataag CGCTTTTCCTGTATTATTGGACCAAATGGCAGTGGCAAATCCAATGTTATTGATTCTATGCTTTTTGTGTTTGGCTATCGAGCACAAAAAATAAGATCTAAAAAACTCTCGGTACTAATACACAATTCTGATGAACACAAGGACATTCAGAGTTGTACTGTAGAAGTTCATTTTCAAAAGATAATTGATAAG GAAGGGGATGATTATGAAGTCATTCCTGACAGTAGCTTCTATGTATCCAGAACGGCCTACAGAGATAATACTTCTGTCTATCACATAAGTGGGAAGAAGAAGACATTCAAGGATGTTGGAAATCTTCTTCGAAGCCATGGAATTGACTTGGACCACAATAGATTTTTAATCTTACAG GGTGAAGTGGAACAAATTGCTATGATGAAACCAAAAGGCCAGACTGAACACGATGAGGGTATGCTTGAATATTTAGAAGATATAATTGGTTGTGGACGGCTAAATGAACCCATTAAAGTCCTATGTCGGAGAGTTGAAATATTAaatgaacacagaggagagaag TTAAACAGAGTTAAGATGGTGGAAAAGGAAAAGGACGCCttagaaggagagaaaaacataGCCATTGAATTTCTTACcttggaaaatgaaatatttagaaaaaagaatCACGTTTGTCAATATTACAT tTATGATCTGCAGAAACGAATTGCTGAAATGGAAActcaaaaggaagaaattcatgaAGATactaaagaaattaatgaaaagagCAATATACTCTCAAATGAAATGAAAGCTAAGAATAAAGCTGTAAAAGATGTAGAGAA GAAAttgaataaaattacaaaatttattgaggagaacaaagaaaaatttacACAACTAGATTTGGAAGATGTTCAagttagagaaaaattaaaacatgctTCAAGTAAAGCCAAAAAACTGGAGAAACAACttcaaaaagataaagaaaag gttcAAGAATTTAAAAGTATACCTGCCAAGAGTGAGAATATCATAACTGAGACAACAACTAGAAGCAATAcccttgaaaaggaaaaagagaaagaagaagaaaaactaaaggaAGTTATGGATAGCCTTAAACAGGAAACACAAGGgcttcagaaagaaaaggaa AGTCGAGAAAAAGAACTTATGGATTTCAGCAAATCAGTAAATGAAGCACGTTCAAAGATGGATGTAGCCCAATCAGAACTCGATATCTATCTCAGTAGTCATAATACTGCAGTGTCTCAATTAAGTAAGGCCAAGGAAGCTCTGcttgcagcttctgagactctcAAAGAAAGGAAAGCTGTAATCGGAGATATAGAGGCAACACTCCCTCACACTGAACATGAATTGAAAGAG aaagaaaaagaacttcaaaaacttacaaaagaagaaataaatgtcaAAAGTTTCGTTCATGATCTTTTCCGAAAAGTTGAAGAAGCAAAGAGTTCCTTAGCAATGAATCGAAGTAGGGGGAAAGTCCTTGATGCAatgattcaagaaaaaaaatctggcaGGATTCCAGGAATATATGGGCGATTG GGGGACTTAGGAGCAATTGATGAAAAATACGATGTTGCTATTTCATCCTGTTGTCATGCATTAGACTACATTGTTGTTGAGTCTATTGATACAGCCCAAGAATGTGTAAACTTccttaaaagacaaaatattgGAGTTGCAACCTTTATAGGTTTGGATAAG ATGGCAGTCTGggcaaagaaaatgacaaaaattcaaACTCCTGAAAATACTCCTCGGTTATTTGATTTAGTAAAagtaaaagatgagaaaattcgCCAAGCATTTTACTTTGCTTTACGGGATACCTTAGTAGCTGACAACTTAGATCAAGCCACAAGAGTAGCATATCAAAAAGATAGAAGATGGAGAGTGGTAACGTTACAAGGGCAAATCATAGAACAGTCAG GTACAATGACTGGTGGTGGAAGCAAAGTAATGAAAGGAAGGATGGGTTCATCAGTTGCTGTTGAAATCTCTGAAGAAGAG GTAAATAAAATGGAATCAGAGTTGCAGAGAGACTCTCAAAAAGCAGTGCAAATTCAGGAACAGAAAGTACAACTGGAGGAAGCAGTAGTTAAGTTAAGGCATACTGAACGAGAAATGAGGAATACACTAGAAAAGTTTACTGCAAGCATCCAG CGTTTATCAGAGCAAGAAGAATATTTGAATGTCCAAGTTAAGGAACTTGAAGCTAATGTACTTGCTACAGCCCCTgacaaaaaaaagcagaaattgctAGAAGAAAATGTTAGTACTTTCAAAACAG aatatgACAATGTGGCTGAAAGAGCTGGGAAAGTAGAAGCTGAGGTTAAAAGGTTACACAATATCATCGTAGAAATTAATAACCATAAACTCAAAGCCCAGCAAGACAAActtgataaaataaataagcaattaGATGAATGTGCTTCTGCTATTACTAAAGCCCAAGTAGCAATCAAGACTGCTGACAG AAATCTTAAAAAAGCGCAAGACTCTGTTCTTCGCacagagaaagaagtaaaagataCTGAGAAAGAAGTAGATGACTTAACAGCAGAGCTAAAAAGTCTTGAGGACAAAGCAACAGAGGTCATAAAGAATACAAATACTGCAGAG GAGTCCTTACCAGAGATCCAGAAAGAACATCGTAATTTACTTCAAGAACTAAAAGTAATTCAAGAAAATGAACATGCTCTTCAAAAAGATGCACTTAGTATTAAGTTGAAACTTGAACAAATAGATGGTCACATTgctgaacataattctaaaataaaatattggcaaaaagaG atttcaaaaatatcattgCATCCTGTAGAAAATAATCCTGTTGAAGAGATTTTGGTTCTAAGCCCAGAGGATCTTGAAGCAATCAAGAATCCAGATTCTATAACAACTCAGATTGCACTTTTGGAAGCCCAGTGTCATGAAATGAAGCCAAACCTTGGTGCCATTGCAGAGTATAAAAAGAAG GAAGAATTATATTTACAACGAGTAGCAGAATTGGACAAAATTACTTGCGAAAGAGATAATTTTAGACAGGCATATGAAGATCTCCGGAAGCAAAGGCTTAATGAATTCATGGCAGGTTTTTATataataacaaataaattaaaggaaaattacCAAATGCTTACTTTGGGAGGTGACGCTGAACTGGAGCTTGTAGACAGCTTGGATCCTTTCTCTGAAGGAATCATGTTCAG tGTTCGACCACCTAAGAAAAGTTGGAAGAAGATCTTCAACCTTTCAGGAGGAGAGAAAACGCTTAGTTCGTTGGCATTAGTGTTTGCTCTTCACCACTACAAACCCACTCCCCTGTACTTCATGGACGAGATTGACGCAGCccttgattttaaaaatgtgtccaTTGTTgccttttatatatat gaacaaacaaaaaatgccCAGTTCATAATAATTTCTCTTCGAAATAATATGTTTGAGATTTCAGATAGACTTATTGGAATTTACAAGACATACAATATAACAAAAAGTGTTGCAGTAAACCCAAAAGAAATTGCATCTAAAGGCCTTTGTTAA